In Bradyrhizobium sp. 1(2017), one DNA window encodes the following:
- a CDS encoding SDR family NAD(P)-dependent oxidoreductase, translating to MDLGLKGAKVLVTGSTKGIGRAIADTFAAEGANVGICARNQADVDSAVAAIKAKGVAAFGSSVDVSNGPALKTWVEDMASKLGGIDVVVANVSALSIGQDEESWEKEFSTDMMGTVRLVNAAMPYLEKSKAAAIVTISSVSGREVDFASGPYGTFKAAIIHYTQGLAFQLAGKGIRANSVSPGNTYFEGGVWNMIKDGNPELYKTALALNPTGRMGTPQEMANGAVFLASRAASFITGTNLVIDGALTRGVQF from the coding sequence ATGGATCTGGGACTCAAGGGAGCAAAGGTTCTCGTCACCGGCAGCACCAAGGGCATTGGCAGGGCGATCGCCGACACCTTTGCGGCTGAAGGCGCCAATGTCGGTATCTGCGCGCGCAACCAGGCCGACGTCGACAGCGCGGTCGCCGCAATCAAGGCGAAGGGCGTTGCCGCCTTTGGCAGCTCGGTCGACGTTTCCAACGGCCCGGCGCTCAAGACCTGGGTCGAGGACATGGCCTCCAAGCTCGGCGGCATCGACGTCGTCGTCGCCAATGTCAGCGCGCTGTCGATCGGGCAGGATGAGGAAAGCTGGGAGAAGGAATTCTCCACCGACATGATGGGCACGGTTCGGCTGGTCAATGCGGCGATGCCGTATCTGGAGAAAAGCAAGGCTGCCGCGATCGTCACCATCTCCAGCGTGTCGGGACGCGAGGTGGATTTCGCCAGCGGTCCCTATGGCACGTTCAAGGCCGCGATCATTCACTACACGCAGGGGCTCGCCTTCCAGCTTGCCGGCAAGGGCATCCGCGCCAACTCGGTGTCGCCGGGCAATACCTATTTCGAGGGCGGCGTCTGGAACATGATCAAGGATGGCAATCCCGAGCTGTACAAGACTGCGCTGGCGCTCAACCCGACCGGCCGCATGGGCACGCCGCAGGAAATGGCGAATGGCGCCGTGTTCCTTGCCAGCAGGGCGGCGAGCTTCATCACGGGGACCAACCTCGTGATCGATGGCGCCCTCACGCGCGGGGTGCAGTTCTAG
- a CDS encoding amidase, producing the protein MSADPIHYKSILELSELFRRGELLPSKVTEAMLDRIAKLDGKFHGYALVLAERAMAQAKRCDAELARGIWRGPLHGVPIGLKDLCYTSFAPTAGGTTIHARFVPSFNATIVDRLELAGAVTLGKLKMTEGAYTSHHPDDQAPLNPWGVDYWVGSSSSGSGVATSAGLCFGSIGSDTGGSIRFPSATCGLTGIKPTWGRVSRHGIFPLADSLDHVGPMCRSAADAAAMLGVIAGADVNDPTALQAPVPDYLAGIDKGIRGLRIGVDRSYTQDGIDPQVVAALLEAERTLAALGADIREVKFPAFEKLVSMWIPMCSVETAEAHLETYPSRKSEYGPDLAQLIEQGRSMSGVDIAAIHHERLKFCGNLAALFDDIDLLLIPTMPVPIPTLTKMGEYGADPNVLLSILRFTAVFDFSGSPTITLPNGMASDRLPLSMQLVGPHLSEGLLARAGHAFQSATDWHTRRAPVD; encoded by the coding sequence ATGTCAGCAGATCCAATTCACTACAAGTCGATCCTCGAACTCTCCGAACTGTTCCGCCGCGGCGAGCTGCTGCCCTCGAAGGTGACCGAGGCGATGCTGGACCGGATCGCGAAGCTCGACGGCAAGTTTCACGGCTATGCGCTCGTGCTGGCCGAACGCGCCATGGCGCAGGCAAAGCGCTGTGATGCCGAGCTTGCCAGAGGCATCTGGCGCGGGCCGTTGCACGGCGTGCCGATCGGGCTGAAGGATCTCTGCTACACCAGCTTCGCGCCGACCGCGGGCGGCACCACGATCCACGCCAGGTTCGTCCCGTCCTTCAATGCGACGATCGTGGACCGGCTCGAGCTCGCCGGCGCCGTCACGCTCGGCAAGCTGAAGATGACCGAGGGCGCCTATACCAGCCACCATCCCGACGACCAGGCGCCGCTCAATCCCTGGGGCGTCGACTATTGGGTCGGCTCGTCGTCGAGCGGATCGGGCGTTGCGACCTCGGCCGGGCTCTGCTTCGGCTCGATCGGCAGCGACACGGGCGGTTCGATCCGGTTTCCCTCCGCGACGTGCGGGCTGACCGGGATCAAGCCGACCTGGGGACGCGTCAGCCGTCACGGCATCTTTCCGCTGGCGGACTCGCTCGATCACGTCGGGCCGATGTGCCGGAGTGCGGCCGATGCGGCCGCGATGCTCGGTGTCATCGCAGGCGCTGATGTCAACGATCCGACCGCCTTGCAGGCGCCGGTGCCGGACTATCTGGCCGGGATCGACAAGGGCATTCGTGGGCTCAGGATCGGCGTGGATCGCAGCTATACCCAGGACGGCATCGATCCTCAGGTGGTCGCGGCCTTGCTGGAGGCCGAGCGGACGCTTGCGGCGCTCGGTGCCGACATCCGCGAGGTCAAGTTTCCGGCCTTCGAAAAACTGGTCAGCATGTGGATTCCGATGTGCTCGGTCGAGACCGCCGAGGCGCATCTCGAAACCTATCCGTCGCGCAAATCGGAATACGGTCCCGATCTGGCGCAACTGATCGAGCAGGGCAGGTCGATGAGCGGCGTCGACATCGCGGCGATCCATCATGAGCGGCTGAAGTTCTGCGGCAACCTTGCCGCGCTGTTCGACGATATCGATCTGCTGCTGATTCCGACCATGCCGGTGCCGATCCCGACGCTGACCAAAATGGGAGAGTACGGCGCCGATCCAAATGTGCTGCTCAGCATCCTGCGCTTCACGGCGGTGTTCGATTTCTCGGGCAGTCCGACCATCACGCTGCCCAATGGCATGGCGTCGGACCGGTTGCCGCTCAGCATGCAGCTCGTCGGCCCGCATCTGTCCGAAGGCCTGCTCGCGCGCGCCGGACATGCCTTTCAATCCGCGACGGATTGGCATACGCGGCGTGCCCCTGTCGATTGA
- a CDS encoding ABC transporter permease subunit — MSAELFSLFYQFADVFAFLILSAAGLAIVFGMMGVINMAHGEFIMCGAYVTVGLVNLGVPLAIAQILAALTAGLIGVLVEFLVVRRFYKRPLDSLLATWGLSLIVTQSMLLIVGSAVRGIGTPEGSFAIGGYTFSSYRLVLFGCAVAVLAGLYIIFMKTRFGVIARATMQNAAMAKALGARTGRIYAISFGIGTGLAGLCGALYAPTMTLIPTMGATFVVESFVTVVIGGANVLLGTAPAAVLLAMIRMALNASYGQIIGQIGMLVAVILIIRVLPEGLSSVLVRRGR; from the coding sequence ATGTCGGCTGAATTGTTCTCGCTGTTCTATCAGTTCGCCGACGTCTTCGCGTTCCTCATTCTCTCGGCCGCAGGCCTCGCCATCGTGTTCGGCATGATGGGCGTCATCAACATGGCGCATGGCGAGTTCATCATGTGCGGCGCCTATGTCACGGTTGGCCTCGTCAATCTGGGCGTGCCGCTCGCGATCGCCCAGATCCTGGCGGCGCTGACCGCAGGGCTCATCGGTGTCCTGGTCGAGTTCCTGGTGGTGCGGCGCTTCTACAAGCGCCCGCTGGATTCCCTGCTCGCGACCTGGGGGCTCAGCCTGATCGTGACGCAATCGATGCTCTTGATCGTCGGCTCTGCCGTGCGCGGCATCGGCACGCCCGAGGGAAGTTTTGCAATCGGCGGCTATACGTTCTCGAGCTACCGCCTCGTGCTGTTCGGCTGCGCCGTGGCGGTGCTGGCCGGCCTCTACATCATTTTCATGAAGACGCGCTTCGGCGTGATCGCGCGCGCGACGATGCAGAATGCGGCGATGGCCAAGGCATTGGGCGCGCGCACCGGCCGCATCTATGCGATCAGCTTCGGGATCGGCACCGGCCTTGCAGGTCTCTGCGGGGCGCTCTACGCGCCGACCATGACGCTGATCCCGACCATGGGCGCGACCTTCGTGGTCGAGAGCTTCGTGACGGTGGTGATCGGCGGAGCGAACGTGCTGCTCGGGACGGCGCCGGCGGCCGTGTTGCTGGCGATGATCCGGATGGCATTGAACGCAAGCTACGGCCAGATCATCGGACAGATCGGCATGTTGGTGGCCGTCATCCTGATTATCCGGGTGCTACCCGAGGGGCTCTCCAGCGTGCTGGTTCGTCGTGGCCGCTAA
- a CDS encoding branched-chain amino acid ABC transporter permease, with protein MFKLLEGPQTLGRGKVFWSCFLAVLAGALAYPLFADSYDVGNFAYFLIWIFMALGLCLMWGYGGMLSFGQTLFFGIAGYGYGVLAINMGGGTATIAALALSVVLAMIAAGILGYFMIWGGINGIFFGIVTLSATLVLAFFLGQTAGPEWHIGPARLNGFNGMKGMDPLTVGDFYIEGSALYYVMVALIVIVYLALRMLVNSGIGNVIVATRENPQRAEMLGYDVRKYQLLTFVIGSGLAGLSGALYTSWGQFITPSSIGLPAAAMPIVWVAFSGRSDLTATLVGSFLLLFGFQTITVYSQQAALVLMGALLLATVMLAPQGFVLGIGKLAADWWNGRRRRHDGSVMAEAARLQPEES; from the coding sequence ATGTTCAAGCTGCTGGAAGGGCCGCAGACGCTCGGACGCGGCAAGGTCTTCTGGTCCTGCTTCCTGGCGGTGCTGGCGGGTGCGCTGGCCTATCCGCTGTTCGCCGATTCCTACGATGTCGGCAATTTCGCCTACTTCCTGATCTGGATCTTCATGGCGCTCGGCCTTTGCCTGATGTGGGGCTATGGCGGCATGCTGTCCTTCGGCCAGACGCTGTTCTTCGGCATCGCCGGCTACGGCTACGGCGTGCTCGCGATCAACATGGGCGGCGGCACCGCGACGATCGCTGCGCTCGCGCTCTCCGTCGTCCTCGCGATGATCGCGGCCGGCATCCTCGGCTACTTCATGATCTGGGGCGGGATCAACGGCATCTTTTTCGGCATCGTGACGCTGTCCGCGACGCTGGTGCTCGCGTTTTTTCTCGGGCAGACCGCGGGGCCGGAATGGCACATCGGCCCGGCGCGGCTGAACGGTTTCAACGGCATGAAGGGCATGGACCCTCTGACCGTGGGCGACTTCTATATCGAGGGCTCGGCGCTTTATTACGTCATGGTCGCGCTGATCGTGATCGTCTATCTCGCGCTGCGCATGCTGGTGAATTCGGGCATCGGCAACGTCATCGTGGCGACGCGGGAAAACCCGCAGCGCGCCGAGATGCTGGGATACGACGTCAGGAAGTATCAGCTGCTGACCTTCGTGATCGGCAGCGGTCTCGCAGGCCTCAGCGGCGCTCTCTACACATCGTGGGGGCAGTTCATCACGCCGTCCAGCATCGGCTTGCCGGCCGCCGCGATGCCCATCGTGTGGGTGGCCTTCTCCGGGCGCAGCGATTTGACTGCGACCCTGGTCGGGTCGTTCCTGCTGCTGTTCGGCTTTCAGACCATCACGGTCTACAGCCAGCAGGCGGCGCTGGTGCTGATGGGCGCGCTGCTTCTCGCCACGGTGATGCTGGCGCCGCAGGGGTTCGTGCTCGGCATCGGCAAACTCGCAGCCGACTGGTGGAACGGACGCCGGCGGCGTCATGACGGCTCCGTCATGGCGGAGGCCGCTCGCTTGCAACCGGAAGAATCCTGA
- a CDS encoding urea ABC transporter substrate-binding protein gives MNSRRKLGMVLLGAMLGSAAAMSAAQAAEPPLKVGLLEDVSGDLAFMGMPKLHGSQLAVEEINKSGGILGRQIELIHLDPQGDNARYQEFGRRLLNRDKVDVLIGGITSASREALRPIVDRTTTPYFYTNQYEGGVCDASMVSMGAVPEQQFSTLIPWMVEKFGKKVYVIAADYNFGQISAEWNRKIMKDLGGEVVGEEFIPLGVSQFAQTIQNIQKAKPDWLLTINVGAAQDSFFEQAAAANLNLPMGSSIKVMLGFEHKRFKPPALNNMHATANWFEEIDTPEANEFKKRWRAKFPDELYINDMGYNAYNALYMYKTLVEKAKSTKLEDMRKVIATGDACIDAPEGKVCIDPKSQHTSHRMRLISVGPKHEVKVEKDYGTIQPYWLGEIGCDLTKKNDKDQYTPSHLPKKS, from the coding sequence ATGAACTCGCGACGCAAGCTTGGAATGGTCCTGCTCGGCGCCATGCTCGGATCAGCGGCGGCAATGAGCGCTGCCCAGGCGGCCGAACCGCCGTTGAAAGTAGGACTGCTCGAGGACGTGTCCGGCGACCTCGCCTTCATGGGCATGCCGAAGCTGCACGGCTCTCAGCTGGCCGTCGAGGAGATCAACAAGAGCGGCGGCATTCTGGGGCGGCAGATCGAGCTGATCCACCTCGATCCGCAAGGCGACAACGCGCGCTATCAGGAGTTCGGCCGGCGCCTGCTCAATCGCGACAAGGTCGACGTGCTGATCGGCGGCATCACCTCGGCCTCGCGCGAGGCGCTGCGTCCGATCGTCGATCGCACCACGACGCCGTACTTCTACACCAACCAATACGAAGGCGGCGTCTGCGACGCCAGCATGGTCAGCATGGGCGCGGTGCCCGAGCAGCAGTTCTCGACGCTGATCCCCTGGATGGTCGAGAAATTCGGCAAGAAGGTCTATGTCATCGCTGCCGACTACAATTTCGGTCAGATCTCGGCGGAGTGGAACCGCAAGATCATGAAGGATCTCGGCGGCGAGGTCGTGGGCGAGGAGTTCATTCCGCTCGGCGTGTCCCAGTTCGCGCAGACCATCCAGAACATCCAGAAGGCCAAGCCGGACTGGCTGCTGACGATCAATGTCGGTGCGGCCCAGGATTCCTTCTTCGAGCAGGCGGCCGCCGCCAACCTCAACCTGCCGATGGGTTCGTCGATCAAGGTCATGCTCGGCTTCGAGCACAAGCGGTTCAAGCCGCCGGCGCTCAACAACATGCACGCGACCGCGAACTGGTTCGAGGAGATCGATACGCCCGAGGCCAACGAGTTCAAGAAGCGCTGGCGCGCGAAATTCCCCGACGAGCTCTACATCAACGACATGGGCTACAACGCCTATAACGCGCTCTACATGTACAAGACGCTGGTCGAGAAGGCCAAGTCGACCAAGCTCGAGGACATGCGCAAGGTGATCGCGACCGGCGATGCCTGCATCGACGCGCCCGAAGGCAAGGTCTGCATCGATCCGAAGAGCCAGCACACCTCTCACCGCATGCGCCTGATCTCGGTCGGGCCGAAGCATGAGGTGAAGGTCGAGAAGGACTATGGTACGATCCAGCCTTACTGGCTTGGCGAGATCGGTTGCGACCTCACCAAGAAGAACGACAAGGATCAGTACACACCAAGCCATCTCCCCAAGAAGTCCTGA
- a CDS encoding ABC transporter ATP-binding protein produces MALVEVKGVSKRFGGLTAVSGVDLTVDAGEIHCLIGPNGAGKSTLFKLIVGLYPPTEGSILFDTVDITAERPYARVQRGMSIKMQAPSVFKELPVRQNIQTALQERLSGAERIAEEDRLLTLLNLGPDSDKLAGALSHGQQQWLEIGMALALKPQLLLLDEPTAGMSPEETFKTGELIKSFNVEGMTVLVVEHDMAFVRQVAQRVTVLHLGRIFARGTLEGILQDEKVAEIYLGKTHAH; encoded by the coding sequence ATGGCGCTGGTCGAAGTCAAAGGCGTCTCGAAGCGCTTCGGCGGACTGACGGCCGTCTCCGGCGTCGACCTCACGGTCGATGCCGGGGAGATCCACTGCCTGATCGGACCCAACGGCGCCGGCAAGAGCACGCTGTTCAAGCTCATCGTCGGTCTCTATCCGCCGACCGAGGGCAGCATCCTGTTCGATACCGTCGACATCACGGCCGAGCGTCCCTACGCGCGGGTGCAGCGGGGCATGAGCATCAAGATGCAGGCTCCGAGCGTGTTCAAGGAGCTGCCGGTGCGGCAGAACATCCAGACCGCGCTGCAGGAGCGATTGTCCGGCGCGGAACGGATCGCCGAGGAGGATCGCCTGCTGACGCTGCTCAACCTCGGACCGGACAGCGACAAGCTCGCCGGTGCGCTGTCGCATGGGCAGCAGCAATGGCTCGAGATCGGGATGGCGCTGGCGCTGAAGCCGCAACTCCTGCTGCTGGACGAGCCGACGGCGGGCATGTCGCCGGAAGAAACCTTCAAGACCGGCGAGCTGATCAAGTCGTTCAATGTCGAGGGAATGACGGTGCTCGTGGTCGAGCATGACATGGCCTTCGTACGCCAGGTTGCCCAGCGCGTCACGGTGCTGCATCTCGGCCGGATTTTTGCGCGCGGCACGCTCGAAGGCATTTTGCAGGACGAGAAGGTCGCGGAAATCTATCTCGGTAAGACCCATGCTCACTAA
- a CDS encoding helix-turn-helix domain-containing protein has product MNAHASTARTERSQPVHIGDHLREWRQRRRMSQLDLAGEAEISARHLSFVETGRAAPSRDMVLRLAERLDVPLRERNVLLVAAGYAPAFQQRPLEDPALKSARQAIDLVLRAHEPNPALAVDRHWNLVSANRMVAPLLDGIPHHLLGQPFNVLRLAFHPEALAPRTVNLAEWCGHLLERLHRQCEATADPELIKLYTDLKSYPIPARSAPLSSDNVAIPFKLRHGGEILSFFSTTMVFGTPVDITLSELALETFFPADERTAERLKQMAAGVS; this is encoded by the coding sequence ATGAACGCACATGCATCCACGGCACGCACCGAACGCAGCCAGCCGGTCCATATCGGCGACCATTTGCGCGAATGGCGGCAGCGCCGTCGCATGAGCCAGCTCGATCTCGCCGGCGAGGCGGAGATCTCGGCGCGGCACCTCAGCTTCGTCGAGACCGGCCGCGCCGCGCCGTCGCGCGACATGGTGCTCCGGCTCGCCGAACGTCTCGACGTGCCCTTGCGTGAACGCAACGTGCTGCTGGTCGCCGCGGGCTATGCGCCGGCGTTCCAGCAGCGCCCGCTGGAGGACCCCGCGTTGAAATCAGCTCGCCAGGCGATCGACCTCGTGCTCAGGGCGCATGAGCCCAATCCGGCGCTGGCAGTGGACCGGCACTGGAACCTGGTCTCGGCCAACCGCATGGTGGCGCCGCTGCTCGACGGCATCCCACACCATCTGCTCGGCCAGCCCTTCAACGTGCTGCGGCTCGCCTTCCATCCCGAGGCGCTCGCGCCGCGCACGGTCAACCTTGCGGAATGGTGCGGACATCTGCTCGAGCGGCTGCACCGGCAGTGCGAGGCGACGGCCGATCCCGAGCTGATCAAGCTCTATACCGATCTCAAGAGCTACCCAATCCCCGCGCGGTCGGCGCCGCTGTCGAGCGACAATGTCGCGATCCCCTTCAAGCTGCGCCACGGAGGGGAGATCCTGAGCTTCTTCTCCACCACCATGGTGTTCGGCACGCCCGTCGACATCACCCTGTCGGAGCTGGCGCTGGAGACCTTCTTCCCGGCGGACGAGCGCACCGCGGAACGGCTGAAGCAGATGGCGGCCGGCGTTTCCTAG
- a CDS encoding acetamidase/formamidase family protein has product MSAEDWLKTSIMAKRAVAKGATGTTHSLTIEQQGGFHYVYGPYAKPTLSIDPGGVVVVETEDAFGGVLTKETDSPTAKLNFPYLNPQCGPIAVKGAKKGDCLAIYIRDVETRGEQPAGTTCIIPEFGGLVGTGSTALLNPPLPERVKKLHVDRNGVRWNDKITLPYEPFIGTIGVSPEIEAISSLQPDYHGGNMDLPDVAPGAIIYFPVHTDGGMLYVGDCHATQGDGELSGVALEQRATVTLQVDLIKNWSFAWPRLETRDFIMTIGSARPLEDAARIAYRELVRWMAADYGFDEIDAYMLLSQAGRMRLGNMVDPKYTMGASILKNYLKP; this is encoded by the coding sequence ATGTCCGCAGAAGACTGGTTGAAGACATCCATCATGGCCAAGCGCGCGGTTGCCAAGGGCGCAACCGGCACAACGCATAGTCTGACGATCGAGCAGCAGGGCGGCTTCCATTACGTCTACGGTCCCTATGCCAAGCCGACGCTGTCGATCGACCCGGGCGGGGTGGTCGTCGTCGAGACCGAAGACGCCTTCGGCGGCGTGCTCACCAAGGAGACCGACAGCCCGACCGCCAAACTGAACTTTCCCTACCTCAATCCGCAATGCGGACCGATCGCGGTCAAGGGCGCCAAGAAGGGCGATTGCCTCGCGATCTACATCCGCGACGTCGAGACGCGGGGCGAACAGCCGGCCGGCACGACCTGCATCATTCCCGAGTTCGGTGGACTCGTCGGTACCGGTTCGACGGCACTGCTCAATCCGCCGCTGCCGGAGCGCGTGAAGAAGCTGCATGTCGACAGGAACGGCGTGCGCTGGAACGACAAGATCACGTTGCCCTACGAGCCGTTCATCGGCACCATCGGCGTCTCGCCGGAGATCGAGGCGATCTCGTCGCTGCAGCCGGACTATCACGGCGGCAACATGGACCTGCCCGATGTCGCGCCCGGCGCGATCATCTATTTCCCGGTGCATACCGACGGCGGCATGCTCTACGTCGGCGACTGCCACGCGACGCAGGGCGACGGCGAGCTGTCCGGCGTTGCGCTCGAGCAGCGCGCGACCGTCACGCTCCAGGTCGACCTGATCAAGAACTGGAGCTTCGCCTGGCCGCGGCTCGAGACCAGGGACTTCATCATGACGATCGGCAGCGCGCGCCCGCTCGAGGATGCGGCACGCATCGCCTATCGCGAGCTCGTGCGCTGGATGGCGGCTGATTACGGCTTCGACGAGATCGACGCCTACATGCTGCTCAGCCAGGCCGGCCGCATGCGCCTCGGCAACATGGTCGACCCCAAATACACGATGGGGGCATCGATCCTGAAGAATTACCTCAAGCCATGA
- a CDS encoding ABC transporter ATP-binding protein: MLTKTSPSDRILDVAELWAGYGATPILQGVTMSVSRGEIVGVIGRNGVGKSTLMRCLIGLLQTWRGTISFMGQDVTALEADARARAGFGYIPQGRDVFPQMTVEENLEVGELIGGPGGKKLPELVYEYFPRLKERRRQAAGTMSGGEQQQLAIGRALIGNPSLMILDEPSEGIQPSIVQHICESLKSFRDELGTTIIFVEQNLDTILAIAERCYIMEKGKVTRSLAGHEVNEDNVREQLLL; this comes from the coding sequence ATGCTCACTAAAACTTCGCCCTCTGACCGGATTTTGGACGTCGCCGAATTATGGGCCGGATACGGCGCGACGCCGATCCTGCAGGGTGTCACCATGTCGGTCTCGCGCGGCGAGATCGTCGGTGTGATCGGCCGCAACGGGGTCGGCAAGTCGACCCTGATGCGGTGCCTGATCGGCCTGCTGCAAACCTGGCGCGGGACGATCAGCTTCATGGGGCAGGACGTCACGGCGCTCGAAGCCGACGCGAGGGCGAGGGCGGGGTTCGGCTACATCCCGCAGGGGCGGGATGTGTTTCCGCAGATGACCGTCGAGGAAAACCTTGAGGTTGGCGAGCTGATCGGCGGCCCCGGCGGCAAGAAGCTGCCGGAGCTCGTCTATGAGTATTTTCCGCGGCTGAAGGAGCGCCGGCGGCAGGCCGCGGGCACCATGTCCGGCGGCGAGCAACAGCAGCTCGCCATTGGCCGCGCGCTGATCGGCAATCCTTCCCTGATGATCCTGGACGAGCCGTCCGAGGGCATCCAGCCCTCAATCGTGCAGCACATCTGCGAGTCGCTGAAATCGTTCCGGGACGAGCTCGGGACCACGATCATCTTCGTCGAGCAGAATCTCGACACGATCCTGGCGATCGCCGAGCGCTGCTACATCATGGAGAAGGGCAAGGTCACGCGGTCGCTGGCGGGGCACGAGGTCAACGAGGACAATGTCCGCGAGCAGCTCCTGCTCTGA
- a CDS encoding helix-turn-helix domain-containing protein yields the protein MDTRSSRSLRPANPVGDLLRAWRMRRALSQAELAFEAGISVKHLSHVETGKAAASRDILLQLASALDLSLRDRNALLEAGGFARQYGERDLAAPELADARRAIDLLLRRHEPFPAIVTDRRWNVKQANRAATRLMTMLLGSERMQRPLNHMRMFLAPNELRPFVENWPGVAAALLSRARHEAMAAPLDDALQSTWRELMRLPDLPAPQLEDNAVPGPLCEVRLRRGEVGIGLIGAVLTLGTPQDVTLQELRVEMFMPADAASEATLIALASQDA from the coding sequence ATGGACACACGCTCGTCCCGGTCCTTGCGGCCGGCCAATCCGGTCGGCGATCTCCTGCGCGCCTGGCGCATGCGCCGTGCGTTGAGCCAGGCGGAACTGGCGTTCGAGGCCGGCATCTCGGTCAAGCACCTCAGCCATGTCGAGACCGGCAAGGCGGCGGCCAGCCGGGACATCCTGCTCCAGCTCGCCTCCGCCCTCGATTTGTCGCTGCGCGACCGCAACGCACTGCTCGAGGCCGGTGGCTTCGCACGGCAATATGGCGAGCGCGATCTCGCCGCGCCTGAGCTTGCCGATGCGCGGCGCGCCATCGATCTTCTGCTGCGGCGGCACGAGCCGTTCCCTGCGATCGTGACCGACCGGCGCTGGAACGTGAAGCAGGCCAATCGCGCCGCCACACGCCTGATGACCATGCTGCTCGGCTCCGAGCGCATGCAGCGCCCGCTCAACCATATGCGCATGTTCCTTGCGCCGAACGAACTGAGGCCGTTCGTCGAGAACTGGCCGGGCGTCGCGGCGGCGCTGTTGTCGCGGGCGCGCCATGAAGCGATGGCCGCGCCGCTCGATGACGCCCTACAATCGACCTGGCGCGAGCTGATGCGCTTGCCGGATCTGCCTGCGCCTCAGCTCGAGGACAACGCCGTGCCGGGCCCGCTCTGCGAGGTGCGCCTGCGCAGGGGCGAGGTCGGCATCGGTTTGATCGGTGCGGTTCTGACGCTGGGCACGCCACAGGACGTGACGCTCCAGGAGCT